A window of Euwallacea similis isolate ESF13 chromosome 10, ESF131.1, whole genome shotgun sequence contains these coding sequences:
- the LOC136411824 gene encoding lipase maturation factor 2-like, translated as MNEIISVRYTRNLLLRAICIVYLSAFLSWYIQAPGLYGDNGILPARSVLENSKHKTLSAKIHYQPTLLWLAPYVGFSTSDAIDILALFGMLLAFTGTVSQKFCIVPVFTALWSLYFSLYQVGQTFVSNNFDELLLEAGFIVIFLAPLLPGRRKTKVPSTELIGIWLCRFLLFRVLFTSGLGKLLSGCPKWWTLSALNHYFETMPLPNPLSFYAQNLPTWILRLSTVYANLCELVVPFLFFLPVRSARITAFHLEILLQTCIVATGNFGFSNILIVTLLLSLLDDQFFYERKKPMSKWDILDNTVNVGIWALVTFGLIKLYGLNYNGGILETQISFTKTQLSLLVESALPWVALFLLITLGITILLCLRQILYNNNYTGSITIGLLVTGVYTMFAVLIFFGGSTTLLSMHPKTNSSVHPFQQVTFNRLHKARIVNQYNLFPKITGVEGRPEILLEGSDSLEGPWKEYNFLYKPGNVNHSLAFVAPYSPRLDWQFYWAAQSTYDKQPWLLSLTHRLLTSRPEALSLIDQRHSPFSSKPPKYIRGVLYKYKFSSWGHRSQPGWWVRERVTEYFPPYSKDSPALEDYLRARNLLPSRKQEVEPDLWKKAMDKMRLGGSQLEGSILFWTLLAAALTIIIAFSRI; from the exons atgaatgaaattatCTCGGTCCGATATACTAGGAATCTACTCCTCAGGGCTATTTGCATAGTATATCTTTCAGCCTTTTTATCATGGTATATTCAGGCTCCAG GGCTATATGGCGATAATGGAATTTTACCTGCCAGGTCAGTGCTGGAGAACAGCAAACACAAAACATTATCAGCTAAAATTCATTATCAGCCCACTTTGTTGTGGCTGGCCCCCTATGTGGGTTTCAGCACTAGTGATGCTATAGACATATTGGCTCTATTTGGTATGTTATTGGCCTTCACAGG GACTGTCTCACAGAAGTTCTGTATAGTCCCAGTGTTTACAGCTTTGTGGTCTTTATACTTCTCTTTGTATCAAGTTGGGCAGACCTTTGTGTCAAACAATTT TGATGAACTCCTCCTTGAAGCAGGCTTCATTGTCATATTCCTAGCGCCTTTGTTGCCAGGACGCAGGAAGACTAAAGTTCCTTCCACAGAGCTGATAGGAATTTGGCTTTGCCGCTTTCTCCTGTTTAGGGTGTTATTCACCTCAGGTCTGGGAAAGCTGCTAAGTGGCTGTCCCAAGTGGTGGACCCTGTCAG CTCtaaatcattattttgagACTATGCCATTGCCTAATCCCTTATCATTTTATGCCCAAAACTTGCCCACATGGATCTTGAGATTAAGCACTGTTTATGCGAATTTATGTGAGCTGGTTGTTccatttttgttctttttgcCTGTGAGGTCGGCTCGGATTACTGCATTCCATTTGGAG ATCTTACTTCAAACCTGCATTGTTGCCACTGGAAATTTCGGCTTCTCAAATATCCTGATAGTTACTTTACTGCTGTCCCTATTAGATGACCAGTTTTTCTATGAGAGGAAAAAGCCCATGTCTAAGTGGGACATTTTGGACAATACTGTAAATGTAGGGATCTGGGCATTGGTGACTTTTGGTCTCATTAAGCTGTATGGGTTGAACTATAATGGAGGAATATTAGAAACACAGATTT CCTTCACAAAAACTCAGTTAAGCTTATTGGTTGAAAGCGCCCTGCCTTGGGTTGCCTTGTTTCTCCTTATCACATTGGGGATCACCATTTTGCTGTGCCTAAGGCAAATTTTGTATAACAACAACTACACTGGAAGCATCACAATTGGGCTCTTAGTTACAGGTGTCTACACAATGTTTGCGGTACTTATTTTCTTTGGCGGTTCT ACAACATTATTGTCCATGCACCCAAAAACCAATTCTTCAGTACACCCTTTCCAACAAGTCACCTTTAACCGTCTGCACAAAGCGCGTATCGTTAACCAATACAACCTGTTTCCGAAGATCACAGGTGTGGAGGGACGCCCAGAAATTCTCCTAGAAGGCTCGGACAGTCTAGAAGGCCCATGGAAAGAGTACAATTTCCTTTATAAGCCGGGAAATGTTAATCATTCCCTGGCCTTTGTTG CTCCATACTCTCCGAGATTGGATTGGCAGTTCTATTGGGCTGCGCAAAGCACGTATGACAAACAACCTTGGCTGTTGTCACTCACTCATCGGTTGTTGACCTCCAGGCCTGAAGCGTTGAGTTTAATTGATCAGAGGCACTCACCCTTCAGTTCTAAACCCCCGAAGTACATCAGGGGAGTTTTGTATAAGTACAAATTCTCTTCTTGGGGGCATAG ATCGCAGCCAGGATGGTGGGTACGCGAGAGGGTGACGGAATACTTCCCTCCCTACTCTAAAGACTCCCCAGCCTTAGAGGATTACTTAAGAGCGAGGAATTTACTTCCTTCTAGAAAACAGGAGGTAGAACCTGATCTGTGGAAAAAGGCTATGGACAAAATGAGACTCGGTGGGAGTCAACTTGAAGGGTCTATCCTTTTTTGGACGTTGCTGGCGGCTGCACTCACCATCATTATAGCATTTAGCCGCATTTAA